From one Neorhizobium galegae genomic stretch:
- the murA gene encoding UDP-N-acetylglucosamine 1-carboxyvinyltransferase → MDRIRIVGGNELKGTIPISGAKNAALPLMIASLLTSDTLTLENVPHLADVEQLLRILGNHGVDVAVNGRRERQEESYSRTINFTCRTIVDTTAPYELVSKMRASFWVIGPLLAREGQARVSLPGGCAIGTRPVDLFLEGLQALGATLEVDGGYVNATAPKGGLIGARYVFPKVSVGATHVMMMAATLARGTTVIENAAREPEVVDLAKCLTAMGAKISGAGTQTITIEGVTSLSGARHRVLPDRIETGTYAMAVAMAGGDVVLEGTEASLLDTALDTLRLAGAHITETESGLRVVRNGNGIQPVDITTEPFPGFPTDLQAQFMALMTRSSGVSNITETIFENRFMHVQELARLGARISLSGQKARVEGVTRLKGAPVMATDLRASVSLVIAGLAAEGETMVSRVYHLDRGFERLEEKLTRCGAVVERVSD, encoded by the coding sequence ATGGATCGCATCAGAATTGTAGGCGGCAACGAACTGAAGGGCACCATACCGATCTCGGGAGCGAAGAATGCCGCTCTGCCGCTGATGATCGCTTCCCTTCTGACGAGCGATACGCTGACGCTCGAAAACGTGCCGCATCTGGCCGACGTGGAACAGCTCCTGCGCATCCTCGGCAATCATGGCGTCGATGTCGCCGTCAATGGCCGCCGCGAGCGGCAGGAAGAAAGTTATTCGCGCACCATCAACTTCACCTGCCGCACCATCGTCGATACGACCGCTCCTTATGAGCTGGTCTCCAAAATGCGGGCCAGCTTCTGGGTCATCGGGCCGCTGCTCGCGCGCGAAGGCCAGGCGCGCGTTTCCCTGCCGGGCGGCTGCGCCATCGGCACGCGTCCGGTCGATCTCTTCCTCGAAGGCCTGCAGGCGCTCGGCGCCACCCTGGAGGTCGACGGCGGTTATGTGAACGCCACGGCGCCGAAGGGCGGCCTGATCGGCGCCCGCTACGTCTTTCCGAAAGTGTCGGTCGGCGCGACCCATGTGATGATGATGGCGGCGACGCTTGCCCGGGGCACGACGGTGATCGAAAACGCCGCCCGTGAGCCGGAGGTCGTCGATCTCGCAAAATGCCTGACCGCCATGGGCGCCAAGATTTCCGGCGCCGGCACCCAGACGATCACCATCGAGGGCGTCACCTCGCTCTCCGGCGCCCGCCATCGGGTCCTGCCGGATCGCATCGAGACCGGTACCTATGCCATGGCGGTTGCGATGGCCGGCGGCGATGTCGTGCTCGAGGGCACCGAAGCATCGCTGCTCGACACCGCTCTCGACACGCTGCGTCTGGCCGGCGCCCACATCACCGAGACGGAAAGCGGTCTGCGGGTCGTGCGCAACGGCAACGGCATCCAGCCGGTCGATATCACCACCGAGCCGTTCCCGGGTTTCCCGACCGACCTGCAGGCGCAGTTCATGGCGCTGATGACCCGGTCTTCCGGTGTCTCGAACATTACCGAGACCATTTTCGAGAACCGCTTCATGCACGTGCAGGAGCTCGCCCGCCTCGGCGCCAGGATTTCGCTCTCCGGGCAGAAGGCTCGGGTCGAAGGCGTGACGCGGCTGAAGGGTGCTCCGGTCATGGCGACCGACCTGCGCGCCTCCGTCTCGCTGGTCATCGCCGGCCTTGCCGCCGAAGGCGAGACCATGGTCAGCCGTGTCTATCACCTCGACCGCGGTTTCGAGCGGTTGGAAGAAAAGCTCACCCGCTGCGGCGCGGTGGTCGAACGCGTCAGCGACTGA